In Planctomonas sp. JC2975, the genomic stretch ATGCCGGTTCGTCGGCCGAAATGGTCACCCAGCGGCTTCGTGGACACCGTCGAGCGGCGGTTCCTCGTCGTGGTCGGGCGGCGGTCCGCACGGCTTCCGCGCTACGTCTACTGCGGGGGAGCGACCGGAGAAATGACCGTGAGCAGATGCACGTTCGCGTTCTGGCAGGCGGTCAGGTTCGACGCCTTCACGAACACGGCTTTCGTGGAGTGCGGCGGATAGATGCGCAGCCCGTCGGCCGCGAGGGGCTGGCATTCGCTCGGGTCGTAGTTGCCCGCTTGCGCGATCTTGAGGTTCGACACCACGACGGTTCCCGGCTGGAGCGTGTTCTGCACGATGGTCTGCGACGTGTCCCAGTCGGCCGGCGCGCCGAGCTGCGTGCCGTTCCCGTTGCCGACGAACGAGACGCCGGGGAACCCGTGCAACTCGCACGCCTTCGAGGACGTGTTGGTGAAGTCGATCGGCAGGTACTCGCTGCCGGCCGCGCCGCTCGGGGTTCCGAGCGTAACGGACAGGTCGTCCACCGAGCACGTGGGCGTCGCACCCGAGGTGGCCGTTGAGGTGGGAGTCGCCGTACTCGTCTGCGTCGGGCTCGCGGTGGGCGTGACCGTCGGGCTCGACGTCGGCGATCCCTTGCTCCCGTTCGCGAACGCCATGACGGCGATCAGTACGAGCAGGGCGACCACAACGACCGCCAGGACGATGATCGCGATCGTGCGACCGCGGATGCCCTTGCGCGCCGTGTCCGGATCTTCCGAACCATCCGGTCCGCCTGATCCGTCATCACCGCCGGTTCCGCCCCCGTCGCCGAGCGGTTCGGGGAATCCCTGCTG encodes the following:
- a CDS encoding DUF4232 domain-containing protein, producing the protein MSDQQGFPEPLGDGGGTGGDDGSGGPDGSEDPDTARKGIRGRTIAIIVLAVVVVALLVLIAVMAFANGSKGSPTSSPTVTPTASPTQTSTATPTSTATSGATPTCSVDDLSVTLGTPSGAAGSEYLPIDFTNTSSKACELHGFPGVSFVGNGNGTQLGAPADWDTSQTIVQNTLQPGTVVVSNLKIAQAGNYDPSECQPLAADGLRIYPPHSTKAVFVKASNLTACQNANVHLLTVISPVAPPQ